The Pseudomonas sp. R4-35-07 genome contains a region encoding:
- the pcaR gene encoding pca regulon transcriptional regulator PcaR: MNDQLRNSFASVAPPIVASPAKRIQAFTGDPDFMTSLARGLAVVQAFQERKRHLTIAQISHRTEIPRAAVRRCLHTLIKLGYATTDGRTYSLLPKVLTLGHAYLSSTPLAVSAQPYLDRMSEQLHEACNMATLEGDDILYIARSATTQRLISVDLSVGGRLPAYCTSMGRILLAALDDASLQDYLDHADLQTKTSRTLTTPEALFECLQQVRQQGWCIVDQELEQGLRSIAVPVYDASGQVLAALNVSTHAGRVSRSELEQRFLPSMLSASRELSTQLFA, from the coding sequence ATGAACGATCAATTGCGCAATTCTTTCGCGTCCGTGGCGCCGCCGATCGTGGCCTCACCCGCCAAGCGCATCCAAGCCTTCACGGGTGATCCGGACTTCATGACCTCCCTGGCCCGTGGCCTGGCCGTGGTGCAGGCGTTTCAGGAGCGCAAGCGTCACCTGACCATCGCCCAGATCAGCCACCGCACCGAAATCCCCCGCGCCGCCGTGCGCCGTTGCCTGCACACCTTGATCAAACTCGGTTACGCCACCACCGATGGCCGTACCTACTCGTTGCTGCCCAAGGTGCTGACGCTTGGCCATGCGTATCTGTCATCGACGCCCTTGGCCGTGTCGGCCCAGCCTTATCTGGACCGCATGAGCGAACAACTTCACGAAGCCTGCAACATGGCGACCCTCGAAGGCGATGACATTCTGTACATCGCCCGTTCCGCCACCACTCAGCGCCTGATTTCCGTGGACCTTTCCGTGGGCGGCCGCTTGCCGGCGTACTGCACCTCCATGGGCCGTATCCTGCTGGCCGCCCTGGACGATGCCTCGCTGCAGGATTATCTCGACCACGCCGACCTGCAAACCAAGACCAGTCGCACCTTGACCACGCCCGAGGCTTTGTTCGAATGCCTGCAACAGGTTCGTCAGCAAGGCTGGTGCATCGTCGATCAGGAACTGGAGCAGGGCCTGCGCTCCATCGCCGTACCGGTGTACGACGCGTCCGGCCAGGTGTTGGCCGCACTCAATGTGAGTACCCATGCCGGGCGGGTCAGCCGCAGCGAGCTGGAGCAGCGCTTCCTGCCGAGCATGCTCAGCGCCAGCCGCGAGCTGAGTACGCAACTGTTTGCCTAA
- a CDS encoding MFS transporter → MNQPSVGTTLDVQSFINAQPLSRYQWRVVILCFLIVFLDGLDTAAMGFIAPALSQDWGIDRASLGPVMSAALIGMVFGALGSGPLADRFGRKGVLVGAVLVFGAFSLASAYSSNVDQLLVLRFLTGLGLGAGMPNATTLLSEYTPERHKSLLVTSMFCGFNLGMAGGGFISAKLIPAFGWHSLLLIGGILPLILAAVLLVWLPESARYLVVRNRGTDKVRKTLSPIEPAIVAQASAFSVPEQKTVKTRNVLAVIFSGTYSAGTLLLWLTYFMGLVIVYLLTSWLPTLMRDSGASMEQAAFIGALFQFGGVLSAVGVGWAMDRFNPHKVIGTFYLLAGVFAYAVGQSLGNITLLATLVLMAGMCVNGAQSAMPSLAARFYPTQGRATGVSWMLGIGRFGAILGAWMGATLLGLGWNFEQVLTALVIPAALATAAVVIKGMVSHADAT, encoded by the coding sequence ATGAATCAGCCCTCTGTCGGTACCACCTTGGACGTGCAGTCCTTCATCAACGCCCAGCCGTTGTCGCGTTATCAATGGCGTGTGGTGATCCTGTGTTTCCTGATTGTCTTTCTCGACGGCCTCGACACCGCCGCCATGGGTTTTATCGCGCCCGCGCTGTCCCAGGACTGGGGCATCGACCGCGCCAGCCTCGGTCCGGTGATGAGCGCCGCATTGATCGGCATGGTGTTCGGCGCGCTGGGTTCCGGCCCGCTGGCCGACCGCTTCGGGCGTAAAGGCGTGCTGGTGGGCGCGGTGCTGGTGTTTGGCGCCTTCAGCCTGGCATCGGCCTACAGCAGCAATGTCGACCAACTGCTGGTGTTGCGTTTCCTGACGGGCCTGGGCCTGGGCGCCGGCATGCCCAACGCCACCACGCTGCTTTCTGAATACACCCCCGAGCGGCACAAGTCGCTGCTGGTGACCAGCATGTTCTGCGGCTTCAACCTGGGCATGGCCGGTGGCGGGTTTATCTCGGCCAAGTTGATCCCGGCGTTCGGCTGGCACAGCCTGTTGCTGATCGGCGGCATACTGCCGTTGATCCTGGCCGCCGTGCTGCTGGTGTGGTTGCCGGAATCGGCGCGTTATCTGGTGGTGCGTAACCGTGGCACCGACAAGGTGCGCAAAACCCTGTCTCCTATTGAGCCCGCTATCGTTGCCCAGGCCAGCGCCTTCAGCGTGCCGGAGCAGAAGACCGTCAAGACACGCAACGTGCTCGCGGTGATTTTCTCTGGCACCTACAGCGCCGGCACCTTGTTGCTGTGGCTCACCTACTTCATGGGCCTGGTGATCGTTTATCTGCTCACCAGTTGGCTGCCAACCCTGATGCGCGACAGTGGCGCCAGCATGGAACAGGCCGCGTTCATCGGCGCCTTGTTCCAGTTTGGCGGCGTATTGAGCGCAGTGGGCGTGGGCTGGGCGATGGATCGGTTCAACCCGCACAAGGTGATCGGCACCTTCTATCTGCTGGCCGGGGTATTTGCCTACGCGGTAGGGCAAAGCCTGGGCAATATCACCTTACTGGCCACCCTGGTGCTGATGGCCGGGATGTGCGTCAACGGTGCGCAATCGGCGATGCCCTCCCTGGCCGCGCGTTTCTACCCGACCCAAGGCCGCGCCACCGGTGTGTCGTGGATGCTCGGTATTGGCCGTTTCGGTGCAATTCTGGGGGCGTGGATGGGGGCTACCTTGCTGGGCCTGGGCTGGAATTTCGAGCAGGTGCTGACGGCATTGGTAATTCCGGCTGCGCTGGCCACCGCTGCCGTGGTGATCAAAGGCATGGTCAGCCATGCCGATGCGACCTGA
- a CDS encoding CoA transferase subunit A — protein sequence MAEILTLRDAVKRFVSDGDTVALEGFTHLIPTAAGHEIIRQGKKDLTLVRMTPDLIYDQLIGAGCARKLIFSWGGNPGVGSLHRLRDAVEKRWPQPLEIEEHSHADLANAYVAGASGLPFAVLRAYAGSDLPKVNPLIKTVTCPFTGEVLAAVPSVRPDVTVIHAQKADRKGNVLLWGILGVQKEAALAAKRCIVTVEEIVDDLNAPMNSCVLPTWALTAVCHVPGGAHPSYAHGYNERDNRFYQAWDPIARDRGTFTAWIDEYIHGTADFSEFQAKLAAAQEAK from the coding sequence ATGGCTGAAATTCTCACCCTGCGTGATGCGGTCAAGCGTTTCGTGAGCGACGGCGATACCGTCGCGCTCGAAGGCTTTACTCACCTGATCCCTACAGCCGCAGGTCATGAAATCATTCGTCAGGGCAAAAAAGACCTGACGCTGGTGCGCATGACGCCTGACCTGATCTACGACCAGTTGATCGGTGCCGGCTGTGCGCGCAAGTTGATTTTTTCCTGGGGCGGCAATCCTGGCGTGGGTTCCCTGCATCGCCTGCGCGACGCCGTGGAAAAACGCTGGCCGCAGCCACTGGAGATCGAAGAACACAGCCATGCCGACCTGGCCAATGCCTACGTTGCCGGCGCCTCCGGCCTGCCGTTTGCGGTGTTGCGTGCCTACGCCGGTTCCGACTTGCCCAAGGTCAACCCGCTGATCAAGACGGTCACTTGCCCATTCACCGGCGAGGTGCTGGCGGCAGTCCCGTCGGTACGCCCGGATGTCACGGTGATCCATGCGCAGAAGGCCGACCGCAAGGGCAACGTTCTGCTCTGGGGCATTCTCGGCGTGCAGAAAGAGGCGGCCCTGGCGGCCAAGCGCTGCATCGTCACCGTCGAGGAAATCGTCGATGACCTGAACGCGCCGATGAACAGCTGCGTATTGCCGACCTGGGCCCTTACCGCCGTGTGCCACGTACCCGGTGGCGCGCATCCGTCCTACGCCCACGGCTACAACGAGCGGGACAACCGTTTCTACCAGGCGTGGGACCCGATTGCCCGCGACCGTGGGACGTTTACCGCCTGGATCGACGAATACATCCACGGCACCGCCGACTTCAGTGAATTCCAGGCCAAGCTGGCTGCTGCGCAGGAGGCCAAGTGA
- a CDS encoding CoA-transferase subunit beta: protein MMAYSTNEMMTVAAARRLKNGSVCFVGIGLPSKAANLARLTSSPDVVLIYESGPIGAKPSVLPLSIGDGELAETADTVVPTGEIFRYWLQGGRIDVGFLGAAQVDRFGNINTTVVGDYHQPKVRLPGAGGAPEIAGSAKSVLIILKQSSRSFVDKLDFITSVGHGEGGDSRKRLGLPGAGPVGIITDLCIMEPEEGTHEFVVTALHPGVTREQVTAATGWAIRFAEQVETTAEPTEVELSALRDLEARTAAAHGQAPGEA, encoded by the coding sequence GTGATGGCTTACTCCACCAATGAAATGATGACCGTCGCCGCCGCGCGCCGCCTCAAGAACGGCTCGGTGTGCTTTGTCGGCATCGGCCTGCCGTCCAAGGCGGCCAACCTGGCGCGCCTGACTTCCTCGCCCGACGTGGTATTGATCTACGAGTCCGGCCCGATTGGCGCCAAGCCATCGGTGCTGCCGCTGTCCATCGGCGACGGTGAGCTGGCGGAAACCGCCGATACGGTGGTGCCTACCGGTGAGATCTTCCGCTACTGGCTGCAAGGCGGGCGCATCGACGTGGGCTTTCTTGGCGCGGCTCAGGTTGACCGTTTCGGCAACATCAACACCACCGTGGTCGGCGATTATCACCAGCCCAAGGTGCGTTTGCCGGGGGCCGGCGGCGCGCCGGAGATCGCCGGTTCCGCCAAGAGCGTGTTGATCATCCTTAAACAGTCGTCCCGCTCGTTTGTCGACAAACTGGACTTCATCACCTCGGTCGGCCACGGCGAAGGTGGCGATTCGCGTAAACGCCTGGGCCTGCCGGGCGCCGGTCCCGTCGGCATCATTACCGACCTGTGCATCATGGAGCCGGAGGAGGGCACCCATGAGTTCGTGGTGACCGCGTTGCATCCGGGCGTGACCCGTGAGCAGGTGACAGCGGCGACCGGCTGGGCCATTCGTTTTGCCGAGCAGGTCGAGACCACCGCCGAGCCGACCGAGGTTGAACTGAGCGCGTTGCGTGACCTTGAGGCCCGCACCGCGGCCGCCCATGGCCAAGCGCCGGGAGAAGCCTGA
- the pcaF gene encoding 3-oxoadipyl-CoA thiolase — protein sequence MMRDVFICDAIRTPIGRFGGGLSTVRADDLAALPIKALMERNPTVDWNAVDEVFLGCANQAGEDNRNVARMALLLAGLPETTPGVTLNRLCASGMDAIGTAFRAIASGEMELAIAGGVESMSRAPFVMGKADAAFSRSMKLEDTTIGWRFINPLMKAQYGVDAMPQTADNVADDYSISRADQDAFALRSQQRTAAAQAAGFFAEEIVPVRVAHKKGETLVEHDEHPRDTTLEALAKLKPVNGPDKTVTAGNASGVNDGAAALILASGEAVKKHGLTARARVLGMASAGVAPRVMGIGPVPAVRKLVERLGLAVTDFDVIELNEAFASQGLAVLRELGLADDAPQVNPNGGAIALGHPLGMSGARLVLTALHQLEKTGGRKGLATMCVGVGQGLALAIERI from the coding sequence CTGATGCGTGATGTCTTTATCTGTGACGCTATCCGAACCCCCATCGGTCGTTTCGGCGGTGGCCTGTCCACGGTGCGTGCCGATGACCTGGCGGCCTTGCCGATCAAGGCACTGATGGAGCGCAACCCGACGGTGGACTGGAATGCCGTTGATGAAGTTTTCCTCGGCTGCGCCAACCAGGCCGGCGAAGACAACCGCAACGTGGCACGCATGGCACTGCTGCTGGCGGGCCTGCCGGAAACTACCCCAGGCGTGACCCTCAACCGCCTGTGCGCCTCGGGCATGGACGCCATCGGCACGGCCTTTCGCGCGATTGCCAGCGGCGAAATGGAGCTGGCGATTGCCGGTGGCGTCGAGTCGATGTCCCGCGCGCCGTTCGTGATGGGCAAGGCCGACGCGGCGTTTTCGCGCAGTATGAAACTGGAAGACACCACGATTGGCTGGCGCTTTATCAACCCGTTGATGAAGGCCCAGTACGGCGTGGATGCAATGCCGCAGACCGCCGATAACGTCGCCGACGACTACAGCATTTCCCGCGCCGACCAGGACGCGTTCGCCCTGCGCAGCCAGCAACGTACCGCCGCCGCGCAGGCTGCCGGCTTCTTCGCCGAAGAAATCGTACCGGTGCGGGTCGCCCATAAAAAAGGCGAAACCCTGGTGGAGCACGATGAGCATCCCAGGGACACCACCCTGGAGGCGCTGGCCAAACTCAAACCGGTGAATGGCCCCGACAAAACCGTGACCGCCGGCAATGCCTCAGGTGTCAACGATGGCGCTGCCGCGCTGATCCTGGCCTCTGGCGAGGCGGTGAAAAAACACGGGCTCACCGCCCGCGCCCGGGTACTGGGTATGGCCAGCGCCGGCGTCGCCCCGCGTGTGATGGGCATCGGCCCGGTGCCGGCGGTGCGCAAACTGGTGGAACGATTAGGCCTGGCGGTCACCGATTTTGACGTGATCGAGCTCAACGAAGCCTTCGCCAGCCAAGGCCTGGCAGTGCTGCGCGAGCTGGGCCTCGCCGACGATGCGCCCCAGGTCAACCCCAACGGAGGCGCCATCGCCCTGGGCCATCCCCTGGGCATGAGCGGCGCGCGGTTGGTACTGACCGCCCTGCATCAGCTGGAAAAAACCGGCGGCCGTAAAGGCCTGGCGACTATGTGTGTGGGCGTCGGCCAAGGCTTGGCCCTGGCGATTGAACGCATCTAA
- the pcaH gene encoding protocatechuate 3,4-dioxygenase subunit beta codes for MSDKPGYRRPQAGTQPDYLHPAYQSTNLRSPSQPLVFLPHSLSEITGPTIGAERIDAQDNDLTAQHEGEPQGERIIVHGRVLDENGLPVPGILVEIWQANAAGRYNHKRDLHDAPLDPNFSGTGRTVTDADGWYQFQTIKPGAYPWGNHHNAWRPAHIHFSLFGPSVLTRLVTQMYFPGDPLLEYDPIYNCVPDTRAKQRLIASFDLEKTIPSYALGYRWDIVLRGRDATPMEK; via the coding sequence ATGAGTGACAAGCCCGGTTACCGGCGCCCGCAAGCGGGCACTCAACCTGATTACCTGCACCCGGCCTACCAGTCGACGAACCTGCGTTCGCCGTCCCAGCCGTTGGTGTTCCTGCCCCATTCGTTGTCGGAAATCACCGGCCCGACCATCGGTGCCGAGCGCATCGATGCCCAGGACAACGACCTCACCGCCCAGCATGAAGGCGAGCCTCAGGGCGAGCGCATCATCGTTCACGGGCGTGTGCTGGACGAGAACGGCCTGCCGGTGCCGGGCATCCTCGTGGAGATCTGGCAAGCCAACGCCGCCGGTCGCTACAACCACAAGCGCGACCTGCACGATGCGCCGCTGGACCCGAACTTCAGCGGCACCGGGCGCACCGTCACCGACGCCGACGGCTGGTACCAGTTCCAGACCATCAAGCCCGGCGCCTACCCGTGGGGCAACCACCACAACGCCTGGCGCCCGGCGCATATCCACTTTTCGCTGTTCGGCCCGAGTGTGCTGACGCGCCTGGTCACGCAAATGTATTTCCCCGGTGACCCGCTGCTGGAATACGACCCGATCTACAACTGTGTGCCGGACACCCGCGCCAAGCAACGCTTGATCGCCAGTTTCGACCTGGAAAAAACCATTCCTTCCTATGCCCTCGGCTACCGCTGGGACATCGTCTTGCGCGGCCGCGACGCCACGCCGATGGAGAAATGA
- the pcaG gene encoding protocatechuate 3,4-dioxygenase subunit alpha, with protein sequence MSLYATTSHTVGPYYHIGLTWLNREDLTVAATLGERVAISGQVLDGNGEVVNDAMLEVWQANAAGKYAHPEDEQDKALDPHFEGFGRVPVDAEGRFSFTTIKPGSVPGLKGTTQAPHLVVLVFARGLVKHLLTRIYFDGEALNGDDPLLACVPAERRGTLIAKPDAAGVHQWNVILQGTDKETVFFDY encoded by the coding sequence ATGAGCCTTTACGCAACCACGTCCCACACCGTCGGGCCGTATTACCACATCGGCCTGACCTGGCTTAACCGCGAAGACCTGACCGTCGCCGCCACCCTCGGCGAGCGCGTGGCGATCAGCGGGCAGGTGCTGGACGGTAACGGTGAGGTGGTCAACGACGCCATGCTTGAGGTCTGGCAGGCGAACGCCGCCGGCAAATACGCCCACCCTGAAGACGAGCAGGACAAAGCGCTGGACCCGCACTTTGAAGGCTTCGGCCGCGTGCCGGTGGACGCCGAAGGGCGCTTTAGCTTTACCACGATCAAGCCGGGCAGCGTGCCGGGGCTTAAGGGCACGACCCAGGCGCCGCATCTGGTCGTGCTGGTGTTTGCCCGTGGTTTGGTGAAGCACCTGCTGACGCGGATTTATTTTGACGGTGAAGCGTTGAATGGGGATGACCCGCTGCTGGCGTGTGTGCCGGCTGAGCGGCGCGGTACCTTGATTGCCAAGCCGGATGCGGCGGGTGTGCATCAGTGGAATGTCATTTTGCAAGGGACAGATAAGGAAACGGTGTTCTTCGATTACTGA
- a CDS encoding MFS family transporter has protein sequence MTTKTSHYTGEERSKRIFAIVGASSGNLVEWFDFYVYAFCAIYFAPAFFPSDDPTVQLLNTAGVFAAGFLMRPIGGWLFGRVADKHGRKNSMMISVLMMCAGSLVIAFLPTYKDIGAWAPALLLVARLFQGLSVGGEYGTTATYMSEVALKGQRGFFASFQYVTLIGGQLLAVLVVVILQQILTEEELRAWGWRIPFVIGAIAAVISLLLRRTLKETTSKEMREDKDAGSIVALFRDHGKAFITVLGYTAGGSLIFYTFTTYMQKYLVNTVGMHAKTSSYIMTGALFLYMCMQPLFGMLADKIGRRNSMLWFAGLGTLFTVPILLTLKTVTSPFLAFVLITLALAIVSFYTSISGLVKAEMFPPQVRALGVGLAYAVANAVFGGSAEVVALSLKSIGMENTFYWYVTAMMAVAFLFSLRLPKQAAYLHHDL, from the coding sequence ATGACAACAAAAACCAGTCACTACACCGGAGAAGAACGCAGCAAACGGATTTTTGCGATTGTCGGTGCTTCCTCCGGCAACCTGGTCGAATGGTTCGACTTCTACGTCTATGCCTTCTGCGCCATCTACTTCGCCCCGGCGTTTTTTCCGTCGGACGACCCCACCGTTCAACTGCTCAACACCGCGGGCGTATTCGCCGCCGGGTTCCTGATGCGCCCCATCGGCGGCTGGCTGTTCGGCCGGGTGGCCGACAAGCATGGCCGCAAGAACTCAATGATGATCTCGGTGCTGATGATGTGCGCCGGCTCCCTGGTCATCGCCTTCCTGCCCACTTACAAGGATATCGGCGCCTGGGCCCCGGCGCTGCTGTTGGTGGCGCGGCTGTTCCAGGGGTTGTCGGTGGGTGGCGAATACGGCACCACGGCCACCTACATGAGCGAAGTGGCGCTCAAGGGGCAGCGCGGTTTCTTCGCCTCGTTCCAGTACGTGACCCTGATCGGCGGGCAGTTGCTGGCGGTGCTGGTGGTGGTGATCCTGCAACAGATCCTCACCGAAGAAGAGTTGCGCGCCTGGGGCTGGCGGATTCCGTTCGTGATCGGCGCCATTGCGGCGGTGATCTCCCTGCTGCTGCGTCGCACCCTCAAGGAAACCACCAGCAAGGAAATGCGTGAAGACAAGGACGCCGGCAGTATCGTCGCGCTGTTCCGTGACCACGGCAAAGCGTTCATCACGGTGCTGGGCTACACCGCCGGCGGCTCGCTGATTTTCTATACCTTCACCACCTACATGCAGAAGTACCTGGTGAACACCGTCGGTATGCACGCCAAGACGTCCAGCTACATCATGACCGGCGCGCTGTTTCTCTACATGTGCATGCAGCCACTGTTCGGCATGCTGGCCGACAAGATCGGCCGGCGCAATTCCATGCTCTGGTTCGCCGGCCTCGGCACGCTGTTTACGGTGCCGATCCTGCTGACCCTGAAAACCGTCACCAGTCCGTTCCTGGCCTTTGTCCTGATTACCCTGGCCCTGGCGATCGTCAGCTTCTACACCTCCATCAGCGGCCTGGTCAAAGCCGAGATGTTCCCGCCCCAGGTACGCGCCTTGGGCGTGGGCCTGGCGTACGCCGTGGCCAACGCGGTGTTCGGCGGTTCGGCGGAAGTGGTCGCATTGAGCCTGAAGTCCATCGGTATGGAAAACACCTTCTACTGGTACGTCACCGCGATGATGGCGGTGGCGTTCCTGTTCAGTTTGCGTCTGCCCAAACAGGCCGCTTATTTGCACCATGATTTGTAA
- a CDS encoding 3-carboxy-cis,cis-muconate cycloisomerase has protein sequence MTLRTSNQLFDAYFTADSMAEVFCDQGRLQGMLDFEAALARAEAQVGLIPQAAVAPIAQACLASLYDVDALSVAIATAGNSAIPLVKALGKLIAEADAGAERYVHLGATSQDVMDTGLVVQLRRALGLIEADLARLGDVLAAQAQRHASTPLAGRTWLQHATPVTLGMKIAGWLGAVTRSRQRLVELKPRLLVLQFGGASGTLAALGEQAMPVAQALAAELQLALPEQPWHTQRDRLVEFASVLGLIAGSLGKLGRDISLLMQTEAAEVFEPSAPGKGGSSTMPHKRNPVGAAVLISAATRVPGLVSTLFSAMPQEHERSLGLWHAEWETLPEICRLVSGALQQALLLSEGLEVDAARMARNLDLTQGLVLAEAVSIVLAQRLGRETAHHLLEQCCKRAVTEQRHLRAVLADAPQITAELSSAELDRLLDPAHYLGQAQTWVSRAVTEHFGLTA, from the coding sequence ATGACACTGCGCACGAGCAACCAACTGTTCGACGCTTACTTCACCGCTGACAGCATGGCCGAGGTGTTCTGCGACCAGGGCCGCCTGCAGGGCATGCTGGATTTCGAGGCCGCGCTGGCCCGGGCCGAGGCCCAGGTCGGGCTGATCCCGCAGGCCGCCGTGGCACCGATTGCCCAGGCCTGCCTGGCCTCGTTGTATGACGTGGACGCGCTCAGCGTGGCGATTGCCACGGCGGGTAACTCGGCGATTCCATTGGTCAAGGCGCTGGGCAAGCTGATTGCCGAGGCAGATGCCGGGGCCGAGCGCTATGTGCACCTGGGCGCCACCAGCCAGGATGTGATGGACACCGGCCTGGTGGTGCAGTTGCGCCGCGCGCTGGGGTTGATCGAAGCGGACCTGGCGCGGTTGGGCGATGTGCTGGCCGCCCAGGCGCAGCGGCATGCGTCGACACCCTTGGCAGGCCGCACCTGGCTGCAACACGCCACGCCCGTCACCCTAGGCATGAAAATCGCCGGCTGGCTGGGCGCGGTGACGCGCAGTCGTCAGCGGCTGGTGGAATTGAAACCGCGTTTGCTGGTGCTGCAATTTGGCGGGGCCTCGGGCACCCTGGCGGCGCTCGGCGAGCAGGCCATGCCGGTGGCACAGGCCTTGGCCGCCGAGCTGCAACTGGCCTTGCCCGAACAGCCCTGGCACACGCAACGTGATCGCCTGGTGGAGTTCGCCAGCGTGCTGGGCCTGATCGCCGGCAGCCTTGGCAAGCTGGGCCGCGATATCAGCCTGTTGATGCAAACCGAAGCGGCGGAAGTGTTCGAGCCCTCGGCGCCGGGCAAGGGCGGTTCGTCAACCATGCCCCATAAGCGCAACCCCGTCGGCGCTGCGGTGCTGATCAGCGCCGCGACCCGCGTTCCCGGTCTGGTGTCGACGCTGTTCAGTGCCATGCCCCAGGAGCATGAACGCAGCCTGGGACTGTGGCATGCCGAATGGGAAACCTTGCCCGAGATCTGCCGATTGGTATCGGGTGCACTGCAACAGGCGCTGCTGCTCAGCGAAGGCCTGGAGGTGGATGCCGCGCGCATGGCCCGCAACCTCGACCTGACCCAGGGCCTGGTGCTGGCCGAAGCCGTCAGCATCGTGCTGGCCCAACGCCTGGGCCGTGAAACCGCGCATCACCTGTTGGAGCAGTGCTGCAAGCGCGCCGTCACCGAACAGCGCCATTTACGTGCTGTGCTGGCGGACGCGCCGCAGATCACCGCCGAGCTGTCTTCGGCCGAACTGGACCGTTTGCTCGACCCGGCCCACTACTTGGGCCAGGCTCAGACCTGGGTCAGCCGCGCCGTGACCGAACACTTTGGATTGACTGCGTAA
- the pcaD gene encoding 3-oxoadipate enol-lactonase codes for MAFVQLAEGELHYQLDGPIDAPVLVLSNSLGTDLHMWDIQIPAFTEHFRVLRFDTRGHGKSLVTAGPYSIEQLGQDVLALLDALDIQRAHFCGLSMGGLIGQWLGINAGKRLHRLVLCNTAAKIGTPEVWNPRIDMVLRDGAAAMVALRDASIARWFTADFAAAHPHQAKQITDMLAATSPEGYAANCAAVRDADFREQLASIKVPTLAIAGTEDAVTPPAGSHFIQNHVQGAEYAEFYAAHLSNVQAGAAFSDRVIEFLLGR; via the coding sequence GTGGCTTTCGTACAACTCGCCGAGGGCGAACTGCATTACCAACTCGATGGGCCCATTGATGCGCCGGTATTGGTGCTGTCCAATTCCCTGGGCACCGACCTGCATATGTGGGACATCCAGATCCCGGCGTTCACCGAGCATTTTCGTGTGCTGCGCTTCGACACCCGTGGCCATGGCAAGTCCCTGGTCACCGCAGGGCCCTACAGCATCGAACAACTGGGCCAGGATGTGCTCGCGTTGCTGGATGCGCTGGATATTCAGCGCGCGCATTTTTGCGGGTTGTCCATGGGCGGGCTGATCGGCCAGTGGCTGGGCATCAACGCAGGAAAGCGGCTGCACCGCCTGGTGCTGTGCAACACCGCCGCCAAGATCGGCACGCCAGAGGTGTGGAACCCGCGCATCGACATGGTCTTGCGCGATGGCGCGGCGGCAATGGTCGCGCTGCGCGATGCCTCGATTGCACGCTGGTTCACCGCCGATTTTGCCGCCGCCCATCCCCACCAGGCCAAGCAGATCACCGACATGCTCGCGGCCACCTCGCCCGAGGGCTATGCCGCCAACTGCGCGGCGGTGCGTGATGCCGATTTCCGTGAGCAGTTGGCGTCGATCAAGGTACCGACCCTGGCGATTGCCGGCACGGAAGACGCGGTAACACCGCCGGCCGGCAGCCACTTTATCCAGAACCATGTACAGGGCGCCGAATACGCCGAGTTCTATGCGGCGCACCTGTCCAATGTCCAGGCCGGCGCTGCCTTCAGCGACCGCGTCATTGAATTTCTGCTGGGCCGCTGA
- the pcaC gene encoding 4-carboxymuconolactone decarboxylase: MDEKQRYAEGLQVRRDVLGDAHVERSLNALTEFNSEFQEMITRHAWGDIWTRPGLPRHTRSLITIAMLIGMNRTEELKLHLRAAASNGVTRAEIKEVLMQSAIYCGIPAANATFHLAESVWDELGVESRET, from the coding sequence GTGGACGAGAAACAACGTTATGCCGAAGGTCTGCAAGTGCGCCGCGACGTGCTGGGCGACGCCCATGTCGAGCGCAGCCTCAACGCGCTGACCGAATTCAACAGCGAGTTCCAGGAAATGATCACCCGCCATGCCTGGGGCGACATCTGGACCCGTCCAGGCTTGCCCCGGCACACCCGCAGCCTGATCACCATTGCCATGCTGATCGGCATGAACCGCACAGAAGAGTTGAAGCTGCATCTACGTGCCGCCGCGAGCAACGGCGTGACCCGCGCCGAAATCAAGGAAGTGCTGATGCAGAGCGCGATCTACTGCGGCATACCGGCGGCGAATGCGACGTTTCATCTGGCCGAGTCGGTGTGGGATGAGTTGGGTGTCGAATCACGCGAGACCTGA